From the genome of Mycobacterium kansasii ATCC 12478:
TTACCGGCGGGCGATCGGCGACTTCACCGCGGGGCGCCGGCGCCGGGTGCGCGACCTGGTTGCGGCGCGCAAACCGCGCCGCTGGACGGCTCGTCGCGGGGTGGGCGCGTGACATCCGATGCTGCCGAGACCGTGGCGCAGGTGATCGAACAGGCGTTGCAGGCCAGTCGGCTGAACTACTCGCGACACCCCGGCGCGCATGGCGGGCCTGCGGGCATCGTCGTGGAGTTGCCGGGTGAACGCAAGCTCAAGACCAACACCATCTTGAGCATCGGGGAGCACTCGGTGCGCGTCGAGGCCTTCGTGTGTCGTAAACCGGACGAGAACCACGAGGGTGTCTACCGGTTCCTGCTCAGACGCAACCGCCGGCTCTACGGTGTCGCGTACACCTTGGACAAGGTCGGCGACATCTACCTGGTGGGCCGGATGTCGCTGGCCTCGGTCGACGCCGAGGAGATCGACCGGGTGCTCGGGCAGGTGCTCGAGGCGGTGGACTCGGACTTTAATACGTTGCTGGAGTTGGGTTTTCGTTCATCGATTCAAAAAGAGTGGGAATGGCGGGTGTCGCGCGGCGAATCGCTGAAGAACCTACAGGCCTTCGCGCATCTGATCGACGGTGATGACGGTGATGACGGTGAGGACGGCCAGAACGCGTGAGAGACTTGCCGGCATGGGAGACACTGCCACGCTGGTGCTGCTGCGCCATGGTGAGAGCGACTGGAATGCCCTCAACTTGTTCACCGGCTGGGTGGACGTCGGCCTGACGGAAAAGGGCCAGGCCGAGGCGGTCCGCAGCGGCGAGCTGCTGGTAGAGCACGACTTGCTGCCCGACGTGCTCTACACGTCGTTGCTGCGGCGCGCGATCACCACCGCGCATCTGGCACTGGACCGCGCCGACCGACTGTGGATTCCGGTGCGGCGCAGCTGGCGGCTCAACGAACGCCACTACGGCGCGCTACAGGGTCTCAACAAGGCGGAGACGAAGGCGCGCTATGGCGAAGAGCAGTTCATGGCCTGGCGGCGCAGCTACGACACGCCGCCGCCGCCGATC
Proteins encoded in this window:
- a CDS encoding phosphoglyceromutase, yielding MGDTATLVLLRHGESDWNALNLFTGWVDVGLTEKGQAEAVRSGELLVEHDLLPDVLYTSLLRRAITTAHLALDRADRLWIPVRRSWRLNERHYGALQGLNKAETKARYGEEQFMAWRRSYDTPPPPIEKGSEFSQDADPRYADIGGGPLTECLADVVARFLPYFTDVIVGDLRSGKTVLIVAHGNSLRALVKHLDGMSDDDIVGLNIPTGVPLRYDLDRQLRPVQPGGRYLDPEAAAAGAAAVASQGTAKV
- a CDS encoding YbjN domain-containing protein is translated as MTSDAAETVAQVIEQALQASRLNYSRHPGAHGGPAGIVVELPGERKLKTNTILSIGEHSVRVEAFVCRKPDENHEGVYRFLLRRNRRLYGVAYTLDKVGDIYLVGRMSLASVDAEEIDRVLGQVLEAVDSDFNTLLELGFRSSIQKEWEWRVSRGESLKNLQAFAHLIDGDDGDDGEDGQNA